From the genome of Streptomyces sp. NBC_01304:
GTGCTCGCCCTCGTCCTCTACGTCGTGACCGGCCTGGGCGTGACGGTCGGCTTCCACCGCGGGCTCACCCACGGCGGATTCACCGCCGCACGCCCGGTGCGGATCGCACTCGCCGTGGCGGGTTCGATGAGCTTCCAGGGCGATGTCATCGGCTGGGTCGCCACCCATCGCCGCCATCACGCCTTCACCGACCGGCCCGGCGACCCGCACTCCCCCTACCGTTACGGTACGCACCTGCGCGGGCAGCTCCGCGGCCTCGCCCACGCGCACATCGGCTGGCTGTTCCGCAACGACCGCACCCCGGCCCGTCGTTACGCCCCCGATCTGCTCGCCGATCCCGACATCCGCGCCGTCAACCGGGCCTTCCCCGCGCTGTGCGTGCTCACGCTCGCCCTGCCGTTCGCGGCGGGCTGGGCCATCGGCGGGAGCTTGCTGCACGGGGTGACGGGCCTGTTGTGGGCCGGGTTGGTCCGGATCACGCTGCTCCACCATGTGACCTGGAGCGTCAACTCGCTCTGCCACCTGGTCGGCGAACGGCCCTTCCGCACCCGCCGCCACGACCGGGCCACCAACCTGTGGCCGCTGGCCCTGATCTCTTTCGGCGAGAGCTGGCACAACCTGCACCACGCGGATCCGACGAGCGCCCGGCACGGCGTCGACCGCGGTCAGCTCGACCCGTCCGCCGCCGTCATCCGCCTCTTCGAACGCCTCGGCTGGGTGCGCGACGTGCGCTGGCCCTCTCCGGCCCGCGTCGCGGCCCGTCGCACCTGAGCCCGCACCATTCCTTCCAGCACGGGAGCCCCCGCCCATGACCACGACCCTGCACCCCCTGCCCACCCCGCGCACGGTCCGCCTGAGCCTGGCCCCGGCCGGCGGCGAACCGCGGGCCATCGACGGGGCGTGGTGGCCCCACAGCGACGACCTCACGGACGAACTGGCGCTGCTGATCCGGGCCTTGCCGCACAGCTGGCCGCAGATCGCCCATGTGACGGTCAACCCGGCCATGTGGTCCGCGCTCCCGGGCCGGATCCTCGTCGCCAACCAGGTGATCCGGCTGCACCGGAGCACCGCACAGCACGCCCCGGACACGGTCTGCCTGCTCGCTCCGGGCCGGGGCAGGTGGGATCTGCTGGTCGTGCGGCCCGACACGGAAGAGGCCGAGGCGCTGCTCCTCATGGCCGGCGCCACGGCGGCCGCGTCACGGCCGTGGTGAGCGCGGGCCCGTGAACGGCAGCGCGACCGGCCTCCTTCGGCGGAGGCCGGTCGCGCGCCGTCACCTCGTCACAGGGTGCGAGCAGCCTTCGCTATGTCACGCGCGAACGTGGACACCTCGGTGTACACACCAGGCTTGCCCGGACGGGCACAGCCGTCGCCCCAGCTCACGATCCCGACCTGGATCCACTTCTTGTTGTCGTCCTTGCGGAACATCGGCCCACCGGAGTCCCCCTGGCAGGTGTCGACACCCCCGGTCTCGACGAACCCGGCACAGATCTCCTGCTTGGGCGTGAGATCGGCCCCGTACGCCGCCTTGCACGCGGCATCGGACACGAACGGCACCGTGGCCTTGAGCAGGTGGCGCTGCTGAGCGCCGTCCTCGCGGTTGGCGCCCCAGCCCGCCACCGTGAACTTGCCCTTGTTGTACGTCGTGTTGGTCGCGATCTTCAGCGTCGGCAGGTCGATCGGCTTGGCGAGCTTGATGAGCGCCCAGTCCTTGCCCTTGCCGTTGTAGCCGGGAGCCTGCAGGACCTTGGTGGACTTGACCTTGATGGCCTTGGGGTCCTTGAGGTCGGCGACGCCGGCCGTCGCGGTGATGGTGCGGTTCGGGCCCGAGCCGTCCACGCAGTGCGCGGCGGTGAGGACGATGTCCTTCTTGTACAGCGCGCCGCCGCAGCCCATGGAGAGCCGGACCATGAAGGGGAACTCCCCCTGCTTGGCCCGGATTCCGCCGACGACGTACGGGGTGGGATCCCAGCTCCCGTCCGCGGCACGCACCGCACCGGCGGGCTCGGTGGCCGGGCCGGCGTGCGCGGCGAGCGGTTCGAGGCTGACCGCGGCGAGCGCGACGGCCCCGACGGCGGCGAGTCTCGTAAGTGACTTGCCTGTACGGGAGGTTCTGAGGGTTCTGTGCATCTTGGTCCCTTCACGGGTCGATGGGCAGGAAGATCACACGCTTCCAGGCGCATACCCGCATTCAGGCCCCAACTGGATCACAACGCACAGGAAGTTGAGTAACGGCCGCGTAACGCCAGGGGCGCGTGCGGGGTCTTGGTGCGCGCGGGCGCAAAGAGGTCGGCACGTTTCATCAGCCCCCAAAAGGCGCGCCGCACTCCGTTGCGACATCTCGGGCGGGCGGGCACCGTAGGAGGGTATCGGGCACACGCGCAGGGGGACTGTGGCGGTGCCCGCACAACGGTTGGGGGGCCGGAAATGACATCGGGGGACGAGCGCTTCGAGTCCGACGGGACACGACACCTCGGACCGGGCGGGGACCGCGGGCCGCGGGACGAGCCGGGGGATGCCGTGGGCCAGGAGCCGCAGGATGACGTGGGGCAGGAACCGCGGGATGCCATGGGCGAGGAGCCGCAGGATGACGTAGGGCAGGAACCGGAGGGCGCACGGTCGAGGCCGGAGGACGGACGACCGGGACGAGAAGACGCACGGTCGGGACAGGATGAGGCCCCGGGCCCGACGGACGGCCGCCACGAACCTCCGGGCCCGGCCCCTGCGGACGACCACTACCAGCCTCCCGGCCCAGACCCCGCGGACCACCGCCACCAGCCTCCCCGCCCAGACCTGACGGACGACCACTACCAACCTCCCGGCCCAGACCCCATCCACGACCGCCACCAACCACCCCGCCCGGCCCCCGTGGACGACCGCTACCCGCCTCCCGGCCCGGACCCGACGGACAACCACTACCAACCCCCCAGCCCAGACCCCATCCACGACCGCCACCAACCACCCCGCCCGGCCCCCGTGGACGACCGCTACCCGCCTCCCGGCCCGGACCCGACGGACAACCACTACCAACCCCCCGGCCCAGACCCCATCCACGACCGCCACGAACCACCCCGCCCAGACCCCGTGGACGACCGCTACCCGCCTCCCGGCGCGAGCCCCGCGGATGACCACTACCAGCCTCGCTCCCCGGCCCCCGTGACGGACGCCGACCAGCCTCCGGCCCAGGACCCCGTGACGGACCGCCCCGGACCACCCGGCCCAGACCCACGCGCAGGCGCCCCGTGGCCCGGAGTGCAGGACGCGCCTCGCCAGCCGGAGGGGCCATCAACTCCCGCCCCGCCACCGCCCAGTTGGCTCACTCCGGAGGAGCCCGCGCCCGACCATCGGGTGAGCCCGGGGCAGGATCCGGCCCGGCCGCCGATTCCGGACGCACAGTCGGCTTATACGCACTCGCCGTACGCACAGTCGCCGCACGCGCAGCCCCCGCCCCCCGCACCGGGCGAGGGCCCGCCGGCCGGCCGGCCGTACGCGGGACCGCCGCACGCCGCATCCGCCCAACCCCCGGGCGGCGGTCCCGACCAGCCCACCTGGGCCCCGCCACCCCGCTCGCCCCAACCCGGCTACGGCCCCGAGGCGGGCCCAGGCGCAGCTCCCGGCGAGGCCCCAACTCCCGGCGCCGCCCGGCAAGGTCGGCCACCGGAAGGCCCAGCTCCGCAAGCTTGGCCACCGCAAGGCTCCGCCCAACAGGGCTGGCCACAACAAGGCTCACCCGAGCAAGCCCAACCCCCACAAGGCCCACCCCAACAGGGCTGGCCCCCACAAGGCCCACCCCAGCAAGCCCAACCCCCACAAGGCCCACCCCAACAGGGCTGGCCACAACAAGGCTCACCCCAGCAAGCCCAACCCCCACAAGGCCCACCCCAACAAGGCTGGCCACAACAAGACCCACCCGACCAAGCCCAACCCCCGCAAGGCTCACCCCAACAGGGCTGGCCACCCCAGGGCCCACCCGACCAAGGCCCACCCCAACAAGGCTGGCCACCCCAAGGCCCACCCGACCAAGGCCCACCCCAACAAGGCTGGCCACCCCAAGGCCCACCCGACCAGGGCCAGCCCTCGCAAGCCCCACCCCAACACCCCTGGCCGCCCCAACACCCCGGCCAACCCCCCGCAGCCCCACCCCCCGACTGGCCCCCGCAGGGCCCCGGCACCCCACCGGACTGGCCCCCACCTCCTCCGCCGGGACCGCCCGGTCCCCCGCCCGGCGGCGCCCCCCGGCCCAACCCTGACCCCAAGCGCTCCGCCGCCGTAGGCCTGCTCAACCTCACCGGGCTCGGGCTCGGCTATCTCGCGCTGCGGCAATGGCTCCTGGCCGGGCTGTGCTGGGCCGCCACCATCGCGCTGCTCGTGGTCGCGCTCCCGGCCGAGCCCGACGGCATCCCCATGGCCTACGTCATCGGCTACGCCGCCGTACTCGCGCTCGCCGCCGCCGACGGGGCACGCCGTGCGCTGCGTACTCCCCTGGGCGTCGCCAGACTCCGCTCGGGCCTGGCCGTGATCCTCGGCCTCGTGCTGCTCCTGGTGCCCGCGGGCGGCGCGTACGCGTACGACGCCGCGCACGACGAGGCCGTCGAGAAGATGCTGCTCGAACGCCTCGACAAGGCCGACAAGGTCGTCGACCGGGCGGAGGCGAAGACCTTCGCGAAATCGGAGAAGGACTACACGCGAGCCCTCGGCACCTACGGCGAACTCGGCGAGGACCACGCGGGTTCACGCGCCGCGGACCGGGTCCCGGACAGCCTCGACGCGCTCTACAAGGCTGTCGCGCAGCCCTACACCGAGCGGGCGTACTGCGAGGCCGTCGAGCCGTTGAAGTATCTGCGGACCGTGCCGAAGAAGGTCGACGAGGACGTCCTGGGCAAACTCGCGAAGTGGCCCGACGAACGGCTCGCCACGTCGTTCTACGAGTGCGGCATGTCCGAGCTCGGCTCAGCGGACGAGGGAGGCGGCTCGGACGGCGGAGGCGGCAGCCTGGCCGAACTCCTCAGCACCTTCCCGGAGTCGAAGCAGGCGGACAAGGTCGAGCCGGACATCCGCGCCGAAATCGACTCGCGCGTCGAGGAGTTGAAGGGCTCCGACCCGTGCGAGGTCACCGAAGGACTGCGCAACATCGGCAAGACGGTGGGCGGGCTGCCGCCCGACGCCTCCGAAGCGCTGAGCAAGGAGAGCGACAGCTCGGTGGAGAAGGGCGTCTTCGCCTGTGGCGTCGACCAGTTCAAGGACAAGGACTTCGAGGCCGCCAGGGCCACGATGGACGACTACGCCAAGACCTACCCGGACAGCGGCCGCCACGGCTGGGCCAAGGACATCGCGACCGCGGCGGAGATCGCCAAGGTGAAGGCCTCGGCCGGCAGCCGGCTGCCGCCGGAGCGCGCCCCGGGCGGCAAGCGGACCGTCTTCCTGGTCCTGAACGACTCACCGGAGTCGGGCCAGATGCTCTACACCGGCCCGATGACCGGCACGGCCGACCTCAAGGCGTGCGGCAGCTGCAAGGTGTACCCCACCCGGAAGGCCTCCGACGACAAGAGCTGCTCGGCCGACCTGAAGAAGTACCCGAAGGTCGAGCTCCGACTGACCCCGGGCACCTACCACTTCCTCTCCAAACGAGGAGGGGACGGCTACGGCGACGAGGTGTCCACCGTCAGGGTGCCCGGCGACACGATCGGCCTCTGCTCCACCATCTACGAGAAATGAGGAGCAACCTCGACCGGACCCCGACCACGGACCGGCTCCGCGCACGCGGAGCTAGTCCGGATCGGACGTCTCCGCCTCCACCTGCCGCCGCGTCACCGGCCCGTACACCCCGGACTCCTCCCCGATGGCCCGCGCCTCCTGGAACCGCGCGACGGCCTGCTCGACCTCGGCGTTGTAGTTGCCGTGCGCGGCACCGACGTACAACTGCAGCTGCTGCAGCCGCAGTTGGAGCTCGACGACCTCGTCGCCGCGGTCGCCCCGGCGCAGCGTGCCCGGCGTCTCGGCCGGGCTGGACGACGGCTTGGAGCTGGACGGGCTCGGCGACTTGGACGCGGAGGCGGAGGACGACGGCCGCGTCACACCGGAGGAGGGCGAGGCCGAGGACGACGGCCGCGCGGAGGCGGACTCGCTCGGCGAGGCGGGGCGTGTCGAACTGCGGCTCGCACGCTCGGACTTCGAGGCGGAGGCGTCGGGCGAGTCGGCGGCACTCGGCGACGCGGCGTCGGACGGACCTCCGGCCCGCACGCTCACCCCGTCGGCGCCGGGTTCGGAGCTGAACATTCCACCGGCCGCCCCCAGCGCCCCGGCGGTCAGCACCACCGCGGCCGCCAGGCCGAATACGATCGCCGGGCGCTTCCGGTTACGTACGGGCGCGTACGGATCCTCATCATGACCGACGACATGACCGGCGACATGGCCGGCGGCGTCACCGGAGGCATGCACCAGACCGTCACCCGCCCCGGCGTCCGCCACCTCCGGCGGAAGCGGCTGCGCGGGCGGCGCCTGGGCGCGCGTCTGCTCCAGCTCGTCGAAGAGCTCGACGTCCGCCTCGCGCCGCGCGGCCTCCGCCTGACCCGGCGGCGCCACCTGCCCGAACACCGGACCGGCCTCGTCCACGACCACGGTCCCCGGCGCGACCTCGGCCTCCGAGGCCTGATCCGCCTGCCGCGCCCGCAGTGCGCAGTCGCAGGCCGGCCGCAGATCGGGCAACCGCTGCGCGCCGCACGCGGGGCAATACTGTGCGTCCACCGTCGTCCACGCCTTCCCTCTGGCTTGCGGTCGACGATTATGCAGACTGACCGACGGTAACCCCACTCCGCCATCCCAGTTGACCGAGATGAGTGGTTTGCCCGGAAGAGTCGCGAAGAAGCCTTGGAATGCCACCGCTCCATACCCCCTCATAGGGATATGTCCGAGCCGATCGACCTACGCCACCAGATCATCGACCTCCGCGACCGAGTCCGGGCCGACGATCAACTCACCCTGCAGATCCGCGCCCTGTGCGCCGACACGCTGGGCCTCGCCGTCGAGCACGTACCGCTCTGGGCCCGCCTCGTGGCCGACCTGGAGGCGGACAGCCTGGACTTCTCCGCCCTGGCCGACCGCCTCGCCATGCAGTACGGCATCGTCGCGGACGAGACGGTCCTGCGCGAGGCCGAGACGGTACGCGACCTCGTGGCCCTGGTCCTGAGCGCGGCGCCGCCCGCCCCGCGATGACACGGACGGGCAGGCGGCCAAGCGGTCGGACAGTCAGTCGGCGAGTCAGTCGGACGGTCAGTCGACCAGCCAGTCGGCCGGGCGGCTACCAGGTGACCGGCAGCGCGTGCACGCCGTAGATGTTCATGTCGCTCCTGACCTTCACCTCGTCGGCGGGGACGGCCAGTTCGAGGGTCGGGAAGCGGCGCAGCAGTGCCTCGAATCCGGTGCGCATCTCCATCCGGGCGAGCTGCGAGCCCAGACACTGGTGGACGCCGTGGCCGAAGCCCAGCTCGCCACGGGCGTTGCGGCGGATGTCCAGGGCGTCGGGGTCGTCGAAGCGCTTGGGGTCGCGGTTGGCGGCCAGCAGGGAGACGACGACGGTCGAGCCCTTGGTGATGGTCTCGCCGCCGAGCTCGATGTCCTCCGTGGCGTACCGGAAGAAGATGTCGGCCACGGACAGGTAGCGCATCAGCTCCTCGGCCGCACCCGCGAACAGGTCCGGATTCGCCCGCAGTTCGGCCATCTGCTCGGGGTGCTCAAGGAGCGCGAAGGTGCCGAGGCCCAGCATGTTGGCCGTGGTCTCGAAGCCCGCGAGCAGCAACAGGAAGGCCATGCCCGTGAGTTCTTCAATGGTGAGGTCCTCGTGGCCGGCCAGGTCGGACAGGATGTCCTCGGCGGGCTCGGCGCGCTTGCTGATCACCAGCTGGGCCAGGTACGTGGTCAGCGCGCCGTACGCTGCCATCTTCTCCTCCAGCTCCACCTCCTTCTCCATGAACTTTGCGGAGTTGACCTGGAAGGTGTCCCGGTCCGCGTACGGCACACCGAGCAGTTCGCAGATCACCAGGGACGGCACCGGCAGCGCGAACTCCTTGACCAGGTCGACCGGCGGAGTCAGCTGCGCCATCGCGTCCAGCTGCCGTTCGACGATCTCGGTGACGCCCTCTTCGAGCTGCTTCATGCGCTTCGCGGTGAACGCGCCGGTCAGCTTGCGCCGCAGCCGGGTGTGGTCCGGCGGGTCCATCGCGATGAACACGCCCGGTATCTGCGGGGACGGCTCCGTCGGAGACGGCATGCCGGGAGTCTCGTACGGGATGTGGAGTACGCCGATGTCCTGGCGGGAGCTGAACCGGGTGTCCGCCATGAGCTGCCGCAGCGCCTCGTAGCCGGTGACGAGCCAGCCCTCGTGCCCGTCGGGGAAGACCAGCGGGCTGACCGGGCGGGCCTCGCGCAGCGCGGTGATCTCGCGGGGCGGGTCGAAGGGACCGGCGTTGCGCTCCATGGGAAGGCCGTGCGGAACCGGAACCGTAGTCTCACTCATCGGATCTCCTCTCGTGGCGACCGGGCATGCCTGCGGTCGCCGACGGGCCTGTGATGAGGCGTCAGGCTACGTCAACTGATGTTGAACGTCAGGCCCTTTGACCTCCGCCCACACGGTCTTGCCCACACCGCGGTCCCGAACGCCCCAGTCCTCGGCGAGGGCGTCCACGAGCTGCAGCCCGCGCCCTCCCTCGGCATCGTCCGCCCGCCGCCGCAGCGCGGGGTCGCGATCGGCGCGGGCGTCCGAGACCTCCACGCGCAGTCGCTGCCGTACGCCGTCGAGCACGAGCCTCAACTCGAAGTCCCGGCCCGGCACATGGCCGTGCGTGACCGCGTTCGCGGCGAGCTCGGCGATCACGCTCGCCACCGCGTCGGAGGTCTCCGTGCCGTGCGGGATGCCCCACTCGTCGAGCTGGTGCAGGGCGAGCCTGCGGGCGAGGCGGGCGCCTCGCGGGGTGGCGCTGAAGAGCTGGACGAAGCTCAACTCTTGGTCGGGAGTGGCGATTTGGGCTTTCATGTCACCGAGCGTGGCGGGTTGGTCGTACGCTGACCAGGACCGACGACGCGACGGAGCGTGTCTGTACGAGTACGTACGGCATGCTGTACGGGGTGGTACGGACATGCGCGACGACCGACCGGAACGGCCCGCGGAAGTGGATGGCACGGCCCACCTGTTCAGGGCCCTGGGGAAGCAGATCAAGGCCCTTCGGGAGGCGCTGAGTTGGAGCCAGAAGGAACTGGGCGATGCCTTGCATGTGAGCGTGGACCTGATCTCCGCGATCGAGCGCGGTCGACGTACACCGCAGCCGGACTTCCTGGAGCGGGCCGACAAGGTGCTGGATGCGCGGGGTGTGCTGGTGGCAGCAATCCCTGATGTGCGAGAAGCGCTGGCGCGGGCGAGGACGAGGCACCCTGAGTGGTATCGGGGGTATGCGGAGTTGGAGGCCGAAGGGGTCGAGCTGCACTTCTACGCCAACCACGGCATGCCGGGTCTGCTCCAGACCGCCGAGCACGCACACTCTGTAATCTCCAAGAGGCGCCCTCTCGTTGACACGGAGACCGTGGAGAAGCGGGTGGCCGACCGTCTGGACCGCCAGAAGGTCTTCGCGCGCACCCCGCTTCCGGTGATCAGCTACGTCCTGGAGGAGTCCATCCTGGACAGGCCAATCGGAGGACGAGCTGTTCACGAGACGCAGCTGCGGCGCCTTCTTGAAGTGGGCCGGATGCGGAACGTGGAACTTCAGGTGATGCCCACCGCCTGCCTGGAACACCCCAACATGGACGGCGCGTTCAACCTGCTGGTCCCCAAGGGGCAGAACCACCAGATCGGTTACACCGAAGTCCAGGAACAGCCCACGTTGATCACGGACCCCGCAAAGGTCCGCGTCCTCTCCGAACGCTATGGGATCATGCGCGCAGCGGCATTGCCGCCACGTGAGTCCCTGGCATTGGTCGAGGAGAAGCTGGAGCAGCGATGAAGAACACCGAAGCCCTCGCCTGGTTCAAGTCGAGCTACAGCGGCGGCTCGGGCGGCGAATGCCTCGAAGTCGCCACCTGCCCCGCCCACGCAGACGCAGTGCACATCCGAGACTCCAAGCGCCCCGACGGCGACACCCTCACCATCAGCCCGGACGCCTGGTCCGCCTTCCTCACCCGCGTACGCGACTAGGTCACTCCGCGCCAGGCACAACGGCGACCGACCCCTGCGCATGCTGCAACACCGCGTTGGTCACCGAGCCCATGACCAGCGCGTCCGGCCGCAACCGGCGGCGGTGGCGGCCGACCACCGTCAGGTCGGCCGTACGGGAGCCGGTGACCAACCGGCCGGCCGGGTCGCCCGCGGTGACCACGGGGACGACAGCCACCGCCGGGTGCCGCTCGGCGAAGGGGGCGAGCCGGGCGGACTGGGCGGCCTCGACGACGCGGGCCTGGTCCGTGTCCGGGGCGTCGACCAGTTCGCCGACGCGCGTGAGGGACGTGAGCGGCACCAAGTAGGTGGAGATCACCTGGAGTTCGGCACCGCGCCGCTCGGCCTCGGCGAAGGCGAACTCGATCGCCTCGTCGGAGGTCTCCTGCGGGGAGAGCCCGAGCGCGACCCTGCCATGGCCGCCCTCGGGCACGGGCGCCTCTGCCGTACGCGTGGCGTGCGGGACCACGACGACCGGGCAGGGCGCGTTCGCCGCGCACTTGCGGCCGGTGGAGCCGAGCAGCAGCGCGGCGAAGCCGCCGAGTCCACGGGAGCCGAGGACCAGGAGCTGGGCCTTGGCGGCCCGCTCGGCCAGCACGGCGGCGGGCGTGCCGTCGACGGTCTCGTACGACACCTGCGGTGCACGGTCGCGGCCGGCCAGGACCTCGGCGATCCGGGCGGCGACGGGGTCGCCGTCCGCCGCCGCGCTCACATGGAGAGCGAGGACCTCCGCATCCCGCAGAACGGCCTCGTCGAGGGCCCACCGAAGGGCGTCGAGGCTGTGCTGCGAACCGTCTACGGCCACGAGGACAGGTGCGTTGCTGCTCATACGCCCAGCATGCCTCAACCGGGTAATTGGGGCGTAAGGGACCAAGGTCATGCGAAAGGGCCCGTCGTTGGGGCGACGGGCCCTTTCGGTGGAGGAATCAGAAGGATCCTCAGGGGTGATGGTCTTCGGACGGGTGGATCGGGGTGTGCGCCCCCGTCAGCGAAACGCCAGAGCCACCGCGGCGGGCCGCGACGATCTCCGAGGCGATCGACAGGGCCGTCTCCTCGGGCGTACGCGCGCCGAGGTCGAGGCCGATCGGGGAGCGCAGCCGGCCCAGTTCGAGCTCGGAGACACCGGCCTCGCGGAGCCGCTCGTTGCGGTCCAGGTGGGTGCGGCGGGAGCCCATCGCGCCGACGTACGCGACGGGAAGTCTGAGGGCCAGTTCGAGGAGCGGGACGTCGAACTTGGCGTCGTGGGTCAGTACGCAGATGACCGTGCGGCCGTCGACCTCGGTGCGCTTGAGGTACTTGTGCGGCCACTCGACGACGACGTCGTCCGCCTCTGGGAAGCGGGTCCGCGTCACGAAGACGGGGCGGGCGTCGCAGACGGTGACGCGGTAGCCGAGGAACTTGCCCACGCGACAGAGCGCGGAGGCGAAGTCGATGGCGCCGAAGACGAGCATGCGCGGGGCGGTGACGGCCGACTCGACGAGCAGGGTCAGGGGACGGCCGCAACGGCTGCCGTCCTCGCCTATCTCGACGGTGCCGGTCCGGCCGGCGTCCAGCATCGCGGCGGCCTCGCCGACCGCGGTGCGGTCCAGCTCGGGATGGCCGCCGAAGGACCCCTCGTATGTGCCGTCGGGGCGGACCAGGAGGGCCTTGCCGAGGAGTTCGGCGGGGCCTTCGGTGATCCGCGCGACCGCCGCCGCCTCGCCGGAGGCGGCGGCGGCCAGCGCGGCCGCGAACACCCCCCGTCCCGGAGCGTTCGCGGGCATCGGGGTGACGAGGATGTCGATGGTGCCGCCGCAGGTCAGACCCATGGCGAAGGCGTCCTCGTCGCTGTGACGGAAGTGTTCGAGGACGGTCTCGCCGTCCTGGAGGGACTGCAGGCAGAGCTCGTAGACAGCGCCCTCCACGCACCCGCCGGAGACCGACCCGAGCGCCGTGCCCTCGCTGTCGACAGCGAGGGCCGCGCCCGTTTCCCGGGGCCCGCTCCCGCTGACGGCCACCACCGTGGCGACGACGAAGTCACGCCCCTGCTCGACCCACCGGTTCAACTCTTCGGCGATGTCCAGCATGTCGATCTCCTGACGGGTGTCTGCAATCAAGGCTGGCCCCATACTTGGGCCGGCCCTCGATTACTTCAACCAGCCCTCGATCGCGTGCAGCGAGAAGAAGGCCACGAAGACCACGGCCAGCACCCACATCAGCCAGCCGATCTCCCGCACCTTGCCCTGCACGGCCTTGATCAGGACGTGCGCGATGATGCCCGCCGCGATACCCGCGGTGATCGAGTAGGTGAAGGGCATCAGGACGGTGGTGAGGAACACCGGGATGGCGACGGACTGGTCGTTCCAGTCGATGTGCTTGGCGGTGGACATCATCATCGAGCCGATGACGACCAGCGCGGCGGCGGCGACCTGGGTGGGGATGGCCTGCGCGAGCGGGGTGAAGAAGAGGCACAGCGCGAAGCCGAGACCGGTGATGACGCTGGCGAAGCCGGTGCGCGCACCGTCGCCGACACCCGCGGTGGACTCGACGAACACGGTCTGGCCCGAGGCACCCGCGATACCGCCGACGATGCCGCCGGCACCGTCGATGGCGAGGGCCTTGTTGAGGCCCGGCATCTTGCCTTCCTTGTCGGCGAGGCCGGCCTGCTGGCCGATGCCGATGATGGTGCCGATGGCGTCGAAGAAGCCCGCCAGGACCAGGGTGAAGACGATGGTGCCGACGGTGATGGC
Proteins encoded in this window:
- a CDS encoding acyl-CoA desaturase, whose protein sequence is MSVSSTPMPQSAYTVSGDPVAAPSEAANPHEYDGTTPFPTDAPAPGRTGGERLYVAVTGAIVTVPFLALGLGGWLLWGSLIHTADVVLALVLYVVTGLGVTVGFHRGLTHGGFTAARPVRIALAVAGSMSFQGDVIGWVATHRRHHAFTDRPGDPHSPYRYGTHLRGQLRGLAHAHIGWLFRNDRTPARRYAPDLLADPDIRAVNRAFPALCVLTLALPFAAGWAIGGSLLHGVTGLLWAGLVRITLLHHVTWSVNSLCHLVGERPFRTRRHDRATNLWPLALISFGESWHNLHHADPTSARHGVDRGQLDPSAAVIRLFERLGWVRDVRWPSPARVAARRT
- a CDS encoding DUF5994 family protein, giving the protein MTTTLHPLPTPRTVRLSLAPAGGEPRAIDGAWWPHSDDLTDELALLIRALPHSWPQIAHVTVNPAMWSALPGRILVANQVIRLHRSTAQHAPDTVCLLAPGRGRWDLLVVRPDTEEAEALLLMAGATAAASRPW
- a CDS encoding S1 family peptidase, which encodes MHRTLRTSRTGKSLTRLAAVGAVALAAVSLEPLAAHAGPATEPAGAVRAADGSWDPTPYVVGGIRAKQGEFPFMVRLSMGCGGALYKKDIVLTAAHCVDGSGPNRTITATAGVADLKDPKAIKVKSTKVLQAPGYNGKGKDWALIKLAKPIDLPTLKIATNTTYNKGKFTVAGWGANREDGAQQRHLLKATVPFVSDAACKAAYGADLTPKQEICAGFVETGGVDTCQGDSGGPMFRKDDNKKWIQVGIVSWGDGCARPGKPGVYTEVSTFARDIAKAARTL
- a CDS encoding peptidoglycan-binding domain-containing protein, with the protein product MDAQYCPACGAQRLPDLRPACDCALRARQADQASEAEVAPGTVVVDEAGPVFGQVAPPGQAEAARREADVELFDELEQTRAQAPPAQPLPPEVADAGAGDGLVHASGDAAGHVAGHVVGHDEDPYAPVRNRKRPAIVFGLAAAVVLTAGALGAAGGMFSSEPGADGVSVRAGGPSDAASPSAADSPDASASKSERASRSSTRPASPSESASARPSSSASPSSGVTRPSSSASASKSPSPSSSKPSSSPAETPGTLRRGDRGDEVVELQLRLQQLQLYVGAAHGNYNAEVEQAVARFQEARAIGEESGVYGPVTRRQVEAETSDPD
- a CDS encoding acyl carrier protein; the encoded protein is MSEPIDLRHQIIDLRDRVRADDQLTLQIRALCADTLGLAVEHVPLWARLVADLEADSLDFSALADRLAMQYGIVADETVLREAETVRDLVALVLSAAPPAPR
- a CDS encoding cytochrome P450; this encodes MSETTVPVPHGLPMERNAGPFDPPREITALREARPVSPLVFPDGHEGWLVTGYEALRQLMADTRFSSRQDIGVLHIPYETPGMPSPTEPSPQIPGVFIAMDPPDHTRLRRKLTGAFTAKRMKQLEEGVTEIVERQLDAMAQLTPPVDLVKEFALPVPSLVICELLGVPYADRDTFQVNSAKFMEKEVELEEKMAAYGALTTYLAQLVISKRAEPAEDILSDLAGHEDLTIEELTGMAFLLLLAGFETTANMLGLGTFALLEHPEQMAELRANPDLFAGAAEELMRYLSVADIFFRYATEDIELGGETITKGSTVVVSLLAANRDPKRFDDPDALDIRRNARGELGFGHGVHQCLGSQLARMEMRTGFEALLRRFPTLELAVPADEVKVRSDMNIYGVHALPVTW
- a CDS encoding ATP-binding protein; the protein is MKAQIATPDQELSFVQLFSATPRGARLARRLALHQLDEWGIPHGTETSDAVASVIAELAANAVTHGHVPGRDFELRLVLDGVRQRLRVEVSDARADRDPALRRRADDAEGGRGLQLVDALAEDWGVRDRGVGKTVWAEVKGPDVQHQLT
- a CDS encoding helix-turn-helix domain-containing protein — its product is MRDDRPERPAEVDGTAHLFRALGKQIKALREALSWSQKELGDALHVSVDLISAIERGRRTPQPDFLERADKVLDARGVLVAAIPDVREALARARTRHPEWYRGYAELEAEGVELHFYANHGMPGLLQTAEHAHSVISKRRPLVDTETVEKRVADRLDRQKVFARTPLPVISYVLEESILDRPIGGRAVHETQLRRLLEVGRMRNVELQVMPTACLEHPNMDGAFNLLVPKGQNHQIGYTEVQEQPTLITDPAKVRVLSERYGIMRAAALPPRESLALVEEKLEQR
- a CDS encoding DUF397 domain-containing protein; the protein is MKNTEALAWFKSSYSGGSGGECLEVATCPAHADAVHIRDSKRPDGDTLTISPDAWSAFLTRVRD
- a CDS encoding universal stress protein encodes the protein MSSNAPVLVAVDGSQHSLDALRWALDEAVLRDAEVLALHVSAAADGDPVAARIAEVLAGRDRAPQVSYETVDGTPAAVLAERAAKAQLLVLGSRGLGGFAALLLGSTGRKCAANAPCPVVVVPHATRTAEAPVPEGGHGRVALGLSPQETSDEAIEFAFAEAERRGAELQVISTYLVPLTSLTRVGELVDAPDTDQARVVEAAQSARLAPFAERHPAVAVVPVVTAGDPAGRLVTGSRTADLTVVGRHRRRLRPDALVMGSVTNAVLQHAQGSVAVVPGAE